One Vigna unguiculata cultivar IT97K-499-35 chromosome 11, ASM411807v1, whole genome shotgun sequence DNA window includes the following coding sequences:
- the LOC114170206 gene encoding uncharacterized protein LOC114170206: MYKLEDDKSAINMMHIAKHYGQVHMFVVHGISEAEVVENDLEDEQGLLCGAELESGEGSHINAEVQEVEKEVQEVEKEVQQVEEEVQKEVEKEVENEVEEEVNEEVHEEVHEEVRREVHEKVNMEVEEEVHEVQVEVQMGGDGLSDCEVQSHVRGEEGVQEEDEGLVDVQISLDHGDHNLYEGSVEVNNEQESDQVEDIEKENESEEEEYSDSEEDGSYVISDRETTGDEWQSDDFLSLNESDDEGCVDESSGDEGGTCGPFGTFVMPNSMADYRWDVGTNFIDKEHFQQAIITYAVHSGRNIRWVKNDKQRVRVKCMGAQGKCEWSAYAAYIPLRKTWQLRKVVDRHNCSREFKLKIMSAKWLSKKVEKSLIDNPKFKIKDVREKGLRKWNTSISVAMARRAKSLASDQVEGSFKEQFRRIHDYAYEILRCNPGSTVKVKVDERQGESVFGRFYTCFKACKDAFVLCRPFIGLDGCFLKGKYGGELLTAVARDANDQMLPLAYAIVEVEKKETWKWFLEILVDDLGRPEVCWACTFMLDQQKGLLPAIQELLPGAEQRFCMRHLYSNFRKRFGGQKLKNLMWKAATVTHPVAWERVMRDIKKENEDAFKYLIAIPPRSRFTRNVVTDTVVNNMTEAFNSVLVDARCKPVISMLEDIRIYMMKRCCAGGKVFEVAHLSVLGDKYVVNLDTQDCSCRKWMITGIPCCHALAAIRFLNLNAADYIPLCFRKSTFEEMYNSIIYPINGQNMWPTTDFPDVMPPHKRIMPGDPRKREGWNNGS; the protein is encoded by the exons ATGTATAAGTTGGAGGATGACAAAAGTGCAATAAATATGATGCACATTGCGAAACACTATGGCCAGGTTCATATGTTTGTTGTCCATGGTATATCTGAAGCAGAAGTTGTGGAAAACGACTTAGAGGATGAACAGGGTTTGCTTTGTGGGGCTGAGTTAGAGAGTGGGGAGGGCAGTCACATAAATGCGGAGGTACAAGAGGTTGAGAAGGAGGTACAAGAGGTTGAGAAGGAGGTACAACAGGTTGAGGAGGAGGTCCAAAAGGAGGTTGAAAAGGAGGTTGAAAATGAGGTTGAGGAGGAGGTTAATGAGGAGGTTCATGAGGAGGTTCATGAGGAGGTTCGTCGGGAAGTTCATGAGAAGGTTAATATGGAGGTTGAGGAGGAGGTTCATGAGGTTCAGGTTGAAGTGCAGATGGGGGGTGATGGTTTAAGTGATTGTGAGGTGCAATCTCACGTCAGGGGTGAGGAAGGAGTTCAAGAAGAGGATGAGGGACTTGTTGATGTCCAGATCAGTTTGGACCATGGTGATCATAATTTGTATGAAGGGAGTGTGGAGGTGAATAATGAGCAAGAGTCTGACCAGGTGGAAGATAttgaaaaagagaatgaaagtgaagaagaggAATACAGTGACAGTGAGGAAGATGGTAGTTATGTAATTTCGGATAGAGAAACAACAGGAGATGAATGGCAATCAGATGACTTCCTTAGTCTTAATGAAAGTGATGATGAAGGATGTGTTGATGAAAGTTCAGGTGATGAAGGGGGGACCTGTGGTCCTTTTGGCACATTTGTCATGCCAAATTCGATGGCTGACTATAGGTGGGATGTGGGAACAAATTTCATAGATAAGGAACATTTCCAACAAGCAATAATAACTTATGCAGTTCATTCTGGTAGAAACATAAGATGggttaaaaatgataaacaaaGAGTGAGGGTGAAATGTATGGGGGCACAAGGAAAATGTGAATGGTCCGCATATGCTGCATATATTCCATTACGCAAGACATGGCAACTAAGAAAAGTGGTTGATAGGCATAACTGTTCTAGGGAGTTTAAACTTAAGATTATGAGTGCAAAATGGCTGAGTAAGAAGGTAGAGAAGTCTTTGATTGATAATCCAAAATTCAAGATTAAGGATGTGCGAGAAAAAGGGTTGAGGAAGTGGAATACAAGTATTTCAGTGGCCATGGCTCGTAGGGCAAAATCCTTAGCTTCAGACCAAGTGGAAGGGTCATTCAAAGAACAATTTCGAAGAATACATGATTATGCTTATGAAATTCTGAGATGCAATCCAGGGAGCACAGTCAAAGTTAAAGTGGATGAAAGACAAGGTGAGTCTGTTTTTGGTAGGTTTTACACATGTTTCAAAGCATGTAAAGATGCTTTTGTGCTTTGTCGCCCCTTTATTGGGTTGGATGGTTGCTTCCTCAAAGGGAAATATGGGGGCGAGTTGCTAACTGCAGTGGCCAGGGATGCTAACGACCAAATGCTTCCTCTAGCATACGCAATTGTGGAGGTAGAGAAAAAAGAGACTTGGAAATGGTTTTTGGAAATCCTAGTGGATGATCTAGGACGACCTGAAGTCTGTTGGGCATGTACATTTATGTTAGATCAACAAAAG GGTCTGTTGCCTGCAATTCAGGAGTTATTACCTGGTGCAGAGCAACGATTCTGTATGAGGCATTTGTACTCTAATTTCAGAAAACGGTTTGGTGGCCAGAAGTTGAAAAACCTAATGTGGAAGGCAGCAACTGTGACACACCCTGTGGCCTGGGAAAGGGTAATGAgagatataaaaaaagaaaatgaagatgcTTTCAAGTACCTCATTGCTATACCACCTAG ATCAAGATTCACTAGGAATGTTGTCACTGACACAGTAGTAAATAACATGACAGAGGCATTTAACAGTGTGCTTGTTGATGCTAGATGCAAGCCTGTTATCTCAATGTTGGAAGACATACGAATATACATGATGAAGAGGTG TTGTGCTGGGGGGAAAGTATTTGAAGTTGCACACCTATCAGTGTTAGGTGACAAGTATGTTGTCAACCTAGACACCCAAGATTGCAGCTGCAGGAAGTGGATGATAACTGGCATCCCGTGCTGCCATGCACTTGCTGCCATTAGGTTCTTGAACTTGAATGCAGCAGATTATATCCCCCTATGTTTCAGGAAATCAACTTTTGAAGAGATGTATAATTCCATTATCTACCCTATCAATGGACAAAACATGTGGCCCACCACTGATTTCCCAGATGTCATGCCTCCACATAAAAGGATTATGCCTGGCGACCCAAGAAAAAGAGAAGGCTGGAACAATGGGAGTTGA